A single genomic interval of Pseudomonadota bacterium harbors:
- a CDS encoding 5-formyltetrahydrofolate cyclo-ligase: MTAISKTFLRKQLESKRDRLSPSDRAYAADDMIKRVLEVLTPLKGETIGMYFAIRTEPDLSPMVAEISLQDKTFALPRVMGSEKPLKFNTWTLDEMMDEDIFGTPCATGEETFPDIFIVPLLGFDERGYRMGYGGGYYDRTLAHYREEGKEFITIGVCYDALKLDLFPAEPHDVPLDYIVTEKQTIACTHD; this comes from the coding sequence ATGACTGCGATCAGTAAAACATTCCTCCGTAAACAGCTAGAAAGTAAAAGGGATAGACTCTCCCCATCAGATAGAGCTTACGCTGCCGACGATATGATTAAACGTGTCCTAGAGGTTCTTACCCCTCTTAAGGGAGAGACCATAGGCATGTATTTCGCTATACGGACAGAACCTGACTTAAGCCCTATGGTAGCTGAAATATCTCTACAAGATAAAACCTTTGCCTTGCCCCGTGTTATGGGGAGTGAGAAACCTCTTAAGTTTAATACATGGACCCTTGATGAAATGATGGATGAAGACATCTTTGGAACCCCTTGTGCCACAGGTGAAGAAACCTTCCCTGATATCTTTATTGTTCCTCTCCTAGGTTTTGATGAAAGAGGGTACCGTATGGGCTATGGCGGAGGGTATTATGACCGTACCCTTGCACACTATAGAGAAGAGGGGAAAGAGTTTATAACCATTGGGGTCTGCTATGATGCCTTAAAGCTTGACCTTTTCCCGGCTGAACCTCATGATGTGCCCCTAGATTATATCGTCACAGAAAAACAAACGATTGCATGTACACATGACTAA
- a CDS encoding TIGR00282 family metallophosphoesterase, translating to MTNENVTRLLFLGDIFGSPGRKAVKDHLPMLKEKLKLDFVVANSENATGGFGLNKDKARDIFSYGVDVATLGNHTWDQKEVFDLLEHDKRVLRPMNYPPGTVGRGYRVFTADNGKRIAVVNVLGRLFMEPYLDCPFQATRKLQRETLLGDDYDIMLVDVHAETTSEKRGLGYLWDGKASVVVGSHTHTPTADTHIMAKGTGFHTDTGMCGTYNSCLGLSFESIMPRFERKGKFPFQASSEGEPTLCATYAEIGEDGLCKRIEMVRVGGILQEAIPEL from the coding sequence ATGACTAATGAAAACGTAACACGCCTTTTATTCCTTGGAGACATCTTTGGTAGCCCAGGACGTAAAGCCGTTAAAGATCACCTTCCAATGCTTAAAGAGAAACTTAAGCTAGACTTTGTCGTTGCCAATAGTGAAAACGCAACAGGAGGCTTTGGCCTCAATAAAGATAAAGCACGTGATATTTTTAGTTACGGTGTAGATGTCGCTACTCTTGGTAACCATACATGGGACCAAAAGGAAGTGTTTGATCTTCTAGAGCACGATAAGCGCGTTCTTCGCCCTATGAACTACCCTCCAGGGACAGTTGGTAGAGGTTACCGTGTCTTTACAGCAGATAATGGTAAACGTATTGCGGTAGTGAACGTACTTGGTCGTCTCTTTATGGAGCCATACCTAGATTGCCCATTCCAAGCAACACGCAAACTTCAGAGAGAAACCCTTCTAGGCGATGATTACGACATCATGCTTGTTGACGTACACGCAGAGACAACATCTGAGAAGCGTGGCCTTGGTTACCTATGGGACGGTAAAGCAAGTGTTGTAGTCGGGAGCCATACGCATACCCCTACAGCAGATACACACATTATGGCTAAAGGTACAGGCTTCCATACAGATACTGGTATGTGCGGTACATATAACTCATGCCTCGGTCTTTCATTTGAAAGCATCATGCCAAGATTTGAGCGCAAAGGTAAGTTCCCATTCCAAGCATCAAGCGAAGGTGAGCCAACACTCTGTGCAACATATGCAGAGATTGGTGAGGATGGCCTATGTAAGCGTATTGAGATGGTCCGTGTTGGCGGCATTTTACAAGAAGCGATTCCTGAGCTATAA
- a CDS encoding phosphoglycerate kinase, which translates to MNFHTLKDLNVKDKTVFVRVDFNVPMKDGKIMDDTRLKAHLPTLVALREAGAKVVMGCHLGRPDGADKRFTLEPISEYLSELLGSPVKFVGEVIGDKVDAAKAGLEPSEFLLLENLRYHKEEKAGDAEFAKELAKGIDIYLNDAFANSHRTHASMAGIVPNVKENGIGLLMQKELETLGGILSEPKEPFTVIIGGSKISTKIGVLQALIKKANTLIIGGAMANTFFAAKGMQVGNSLYEEDYLDQARDILAEAGIIGCRLLLPTDVTVATKLEECAPSHHVKAGDVQPHEMILDVGPETVINWAKVMEMSGSILWNGPVGAFETYPFDEASKALAESVAHSKGFSVIGGGDTLACVALTGREKQMGYLSTGGGALLEFIENDCTLPALSALTSKTLKLKIGA; encoded by the coding sequence ATGAACTTTCATACGCTGAAGGATCTTAACGTTAAAGATAAAACAGTATTTGTACGTGTTGACTTTAACGTGCCGATGAAAGACGGCAAAATTATGGATGATACCCGCCTGAAGGCTCATCTCCCTACCCTTGTAGCGCTCAGAGAAGCTGGTGCAAAAGTTGTCATGGGGTGCCACCTTGGTCGCCCTGATGGTGCAGATAAGAGATTTACGCTTGAGCCTATCTCTGAGTATCTATCAGAGCTACTTGGTAGCCCTGTAAAGTTTGTAGGTGAAGTGATTGGCGATAAGGTTGACGCTGCAAAAGCTGGACTTGAGCCAAGTGAATTTCTGCTGCTTGAGAACCTGCGTTACCACAAGGAAGAAAAAGCGGGTGATGCTGAGTTTGCCAAAGAGCTTGCTAAGGGTATTGATATTTACCTGAACGATGCTTTTGCGAACAGTCATCGTACGCACGCCTCTATGGCTGGTATTGTACCAAACGTAAAAGAAAACGGTATTGGCCTGTTGATGCAAAAAGAGCTTGAGACGCTTGGCGGTATCTTAAGTGAGCCGAAAGAGCCTTTTACTGTAATTATCGGCGGTAGCAAGATTTCAACTAAGATTGGTGTGCTGCAAGCGCTCATCAAAAAAGCGAATACGCTTATTATTGGTGGAGCTATGGCGAACACCTTCTTTGCTGCTAAGGGTATGCAGGTTGGCAACTCACTATATGAGGAAGACTACCTAGACCAAGCGCGAGACATTCTTGCTGAAGCTGGCATTATTGGGTGCCGTCTGCTTCTGCCAACAGATGTAACGGTTGCGACAAAGCTTGAAGAGTGTGCGCCGTCTCATCATGTGAAAGCAGGTGATGTTCAGCCGCATGAAATGATTTTGGATGTCGGTCCTGAAACAGTGATCAACTGGGCGAAGGTTATGGAAATGTCAGGCTCTATCCTTTGGAATGGCCCAGTCGGTGCCTTTGAAACATACCCGTTTGATGAAGCCAGCAAAGCGCTTGCTGAGAGTGTTGCGCATAGTAAAGGCTTTAGTGTGATTGGTGGCGGTGATACGCTTGCTTGCGTGGCGCTAACAGGCCGTGAGAAGCAAATGGGTTACCTTTCTACTGGTGGCGGTGCTCTGCTTGAGTTTATTGAGAACGATTGCACGCTTCCTGCTCTAAGCGCACTTACGAGTAAGACTTTGAAGCTTAAAATTGGAGCTTAG
- the gap gene encoding type I glyceraldehyde-3-phosphate dehydrogenase, with the protein MTLKIAINGFGRIGRNVLRALYESGVEDIKIVAINDLSPTEDMAHLLEFDSVHGRFGQNVEVDGDAIKIGEDRIICTSLRDPKELPWKALKVDIVFECTGLFTSHEKASMHLEAGAKKVLISAPAGDADVTVVYGVNHDMISADHKIISNASCTTNCLAPMAKVLHQTVGIESGLMTTVHAYTNDQNILDASHKDMRRARAAALSMIPTSTGAAKAVGLVLPELQGKLDGFAIRVPTPNVSVVDLTFVPSNPTTVDDINNAMSAAASSALEGVLDVNEKPLVSIDFNHSSASSTFDATQTRVMEDGKLVKVLSWYDNEWGFSNRMIDVCRYMLENKLV; encoded by the coding sequence ATGACACTCAAAATTGCTATTAATGGCTTTGGACGAATCGGTCGCAACGTACTTCGCGCCCTATATGAAAGCGGTGTAGAAGATATTAAAATTGTTGCTATTAACGATTTGTCGCCAACAGAAGATATGGCACACCTTCTCGAGTTTGATAGTGTACACGGCCGTTTTGGTCAAAACGTAGAAGTTGATGGCGACGCCATTAAAATTGGTGAAGACCGTATTATCTGCACAAGCCTGCGTGATCCTAAAGAGCTTCCTTGGAAAGCCCTTAAGGTGGATATCGTATTTGAATGTACAGGTCTGTTCACAAGTCACGAAAAAGCAAGTATGCACCTAGAAGCTGGTGCGAAGAAAGTTCTGATTAGTGCGCCTGCTGGCGACGCTGACGTGACTGTTGTTTACGGCGTAAACCATGACATGATTAGTGCGGACCACAAGATCATCTCTAACGCGTCTTGCACAACAAACTGTCTTGCGCCAATGGCGAAAGTTCTACACCAGACTGTTGGTATTGAGAGTGGTCTAATGACAACGGTTCACGCTTACACAAATGACCAGAACATTTTGGATGCCTCTCACAAAGATATGCGTCGTGCCCGTGCTGCTGCACTAAGCATGATTCCAACAAGCACAGGTGCGGCTAAAGCTGTTGGTTTGGTTCTGCCAGAGCTACAGGGTAAGCTTGATGGTTTTGCGATTCGCGTACCAACGCCAAATGTATCTGTTGTTGACCTAACATTTGTACCAAGCAACCCAACAACGGTTGATGATATTAACAACGCAATGTCGGCTGCAGCCTCTAGCGCGCTTGAAGGTGTGCTTGATGTAAACGAGAAGCCACTTGTGTCTATCGACTTTAACCACAGCAGCGCCTCTAGCACATTTGATGCAACGCAAACGCGTGTGATGGAAGACGGTAAGTTAGTTAAAGTTCTGAGCTGGTACGATAACGAATGGGGCTTTAGTAACCGCATGATTGATGTATGCCGTTACATGCTCGAAAACAAGCTGGTATAA
- a CDS encoding cell division protein ZapA — MSGFKSVNVAARQYRMSVEPGQEARLDKVADIFNSYIDQIKEMAGSGIDRDQMIVLAGLLMADEHLSLRQQKDGEGETLERYHSRLAERIEGILSQVSA, encoded by the coding sequence ATGAGCGGATTTAAATCAGTTAACGTAGCAGCTCGCCAGTACAGAATGTCTGTTGAACCAGGCCAAGAAGCACGCCTTGATAAAGTGGCTGATATCTTTAACAGCTACATTGATCAAATTAAAGAAATGGCTGGCAGCGGCATTGACCGTGACCAAATGATTGTACTTGCAGGCCTGCTTATGGCAGACGAACACCTTTCACTGCGCCAACAAAAAGACGGCGAAGGCGAAACACTTGAGCGTTACCACTCACGCCTTGCAGAACGTATTGAAGGCATCCTGTCTCAAGTCAGCGCATAA
- a CDS encoding O-antigen ligase family protein, whose protein sequence is MPNPLKQISNYFTATDDTAVMTGKVPNIVRAMIAFFVLVSPNMYNYFVPEVAGDVRWYAVCLTTLVGFMLLSLHMFSKGVSTITIYRGPVPLYLAGFLALMVAASLLWTASFYRTLFYGLNFIGYVGFFYLVYLLRSKQWYMTLVSMLAISVIFNSILGICQFMMITDTTIRHHIPFWPKPFIDYFQYSAPPAGTFANKNLAASFLVVALPLMFWFFTVARTRTEQVLSSLALGLGTLFFLYTRSRGSWLAFSAALVCFAVWGIIHRKAIWPVIKGAFTFEKKLILATVVLFVLLGSQVQSNLKGYHSVGESITDQVTSITSLQPGELGTRKAYNLNGIEMVKDRPLLGTGYSGFFAYYPMYHNAKMETPPHGYKKEARPQRMHNDIAQMFVELGIPAGLAWLTLFIFPLFAAWKIMRSAASNNEKFFTSVLLLSIGGMTLNSAGDFPLQMPTGAMVLWLLWAIMLGMYVMNCVSERKVLLSVKLHKVVFVATAIVFALATCVYADQMYKRNQGAWHLKRSMALLKFQRIDERTLDEIQRAYEIFPYNPRTIEHLALIQTAYHMRKIKDVTPPYDVMLDMLDKQAMEDPYGAGHLINRAAVYLNRAQLLARLGDKDRSNKYIDLAEKDFLVLLDVLPMHQDTYSTGGLVYLLKDKLNKANALYQKALEIKPTDRISKDGLNGVRLRALQTGRYIEGLKGAELTIPAEMLKR, encoded by the coding sequence ATGCCCAACCCTCTAAAGCAGATTTCAAACTATTTTACAGCCACTGATGATACAGCCGTAATGACAGGGAAAGTTCCTAACATTGTGCGTGCGATGATTGCCTTCTTTGTGTTGGTAAGCCCAAATATGTACAACTACTTTGTGCCAGAGGTTGCCGGTGATGTCCGCTGGTATGCCGTCTGCCTTACAACGCTTGTTGGCTTTATGCTTTTGTCTCTACATATGTTCTCTAAGGGTGTGAGTACCATTACAATTTATAGAGGCCCTGTGCCGCTTTACCTTGCAGGTTTTCTTGCTCTGATGGTAGCAGCGTCGCTTCTCTGGACAGCATCATTCTACCGTACACTCTTTTATGGTCTAAACTTCATTGGTTATGTTGGCTTCTTCTACCTTGTGTATTTGCTACGTAGCAAGCAATGGTACATGACACTAGTATCTATGTTGGCGATCAGTGTTATCTTTAACAGTATCCTTGGTATTTGCCAGTTTATGATGATTACTGATACAACGATTCGTCATCATATTCCGTTTTGGCCAAAGCCATTTATTGATTACTTCCAGTACTCAGCGCCACCTGCCGGTACATTCGCAAACAAGAACCTTGCTGCGTCATTCCTTGTTGTTGCCCTGCCGCTTATGTTCTGGTTCTTTACAGTTGCAAGAACACGCACAGAGCAAGTTTTAAGCTCTCTTGCACTTGGTCTTGGTACGCTGTTCTTCCTTTACACACGTAGCCGTGGTAGCTGGCTTGCTTTCTCTGCTGCTCTTGTATGTTTTGCTGTATGGGGTATCATCCATAGAAAAGCTATTTGGCCTGTTATTAAAGGTGCGTTTACATTTGAGAAGAAGCTTATCCTTGCGACGGTTGTTCTGTTCGTTCTGCTTGGTTCTCAGGTTCAGTCAAACCTAAAAGGCTACCACTCTGTTGGTGAGTCTATTACTGATCAAGTGACATCGATTACATCACTTCAACCAGGTGAACTTGGCACACGTAAAGCTTATAACCTCAATGGTATTGAGATGGTGAAAGACCGCCCTCTTCTTGGTACTGGGTACTCTGGTTTCTTTGCTTACTACCCGATGTACCATAACGCCAAGATGGAAACACCTCCACATGGCTATAAAAAAGAAGCGCGTCCACAGCGTATGCACAACGATATTGCGCAAATGTTTGTAGAGCTTGGTATTCCTGCTGGTCTTGCATGGCTCACTCTATTTATTTTCCCGCTCTTTGCAGCATGGAAAATTATGCGTAGCGCAGCGAGTAACAATGAAAAGTTCTTCACATCGGTTCTGCTGCTTTCAATTGGTGGTATGACACTCAACTCAGCTGGAGACTTCCCGCTACAAATGCCAACAGGCGCTATGGTGCTTTGGCTACTTTGGGCAATAATGCTTGGCATGTACGTGATGAATTGTGTGTCTGAGCGTAAAGTTCTGTTGAGTGTGAAACTTCACAAGGTTGTCTTTGTTGCTACTGCTATTGTATTTGCTCTTGCAACATGTGTTTACGCTGACCAGATGTATAAGCGTAACCAAGGGGCTTGGCACCTGAAGCGTTCAATGGCGCTGCTTAAATTCCAACGTATTGATGAACGTACGCTTGATGAAATTCAGCGTGCTTATGAAATATTCCCATATAACCCTCGTACAATTGAGCATCTTGCTTTGATTCAAACGGCTTACCATATGCGTAAAATAAAGGACGTAACTCCACCATACGATGTGATGCTTGATATGCTTGATAAACAGGCTATGGAAGACCCTTACGGCGCAGGACACCTGATTAACCGTGCGGCTGTTTACCTTAACCGTGCACAGCTTCTTGCAAGGCTTGGAGATAAAGACCGTTCAAATAAGTATATCGACCTTGCTGAAAAAGACTTTCTTGTGCTTTTAGATGTTCTGCCAATGCACCAAGATACCTATTCAACAGGTGGTCTCGTGTATCTACTTAAGGATAAGCTGAATAAAGCCAATGCTCTCTATCAGAAAGCACTTGAGATTAAGCCAACGGATAGAATCTCTAAAGATGGTTTGAATGGTGTGCGTTTGCGTGCTCTACAAACTGGAAGATACATTGAAGGTCTAAAAGGTGCAGAGCTAACAATTCCAGCAGAAATGCTGAAGCGCTAA
- the tkt gene encoding transketolase has translation MTAENIHMQHLDYKQMANAIRFLSADAIQRANSGHPGAPLGMADVATVLFAEYMRFTPKDPMWPGRDRFVLSNGHASMLLYSVLHLTGYGLTMDDIKEFRQKDSKTPGHPEFGHTAGVETTTGPLGQGLANAVGMAIGQEKMAKQFGADLYSNKTYVMVGDGCLMEGISHEALEMAGHLKLKNLIVLFDDNGITIDGSTDMSTSTDMKGRIESYGFDYFECDGHDVDMIRRVLDGAQDCHKPVFIAFKTTIGQGAPSKAGSHKTHGEPLGDEEIAEMRKSLGWGHGPFEVPAEVYEMWNSAAMRNQVTYERWVAKFKDSPKNKKLTKQLQKEYRRIAIEAMEEVKELSASDKPKVATRKASGTCISALAACLPDLISGSADLSPSNNTKDASMYEITADDFGGNYIHYGIREHAMGSVMNGLALYGGILPIGGTFLCFADYMRPAMRLAALMNQQVIYVMTHDSIGLGEDGPTHQPVEHMAMLRATPNLMTFRPADQVETAECYATALARQGGPSVMCLSRQGVPAVRTVHLPENKSAHGAYILSAESPELDLHGAIIATGTEVHLALEAQSELMTQGYNVRVISMPCMELFDAESNEYKESVLPSTLTARVGVEAGSKFGWGSIVGMTGKMLSVDDFGMSAPAPEIYEAKGITVKAIVDAMLTQMPA, from the coding sequence ATGACTGCTGAAAATATCCATATGCAACACCTTGATTATAAACAAATGGCGAATGCTATCCGCTTTTTAAGTGCGGATGCCATTCAGAGAGCCAATAGCGGACACCCAGGTGCGCCACTTGGTATGGCAGATGTAGCAACTGTTCTATTTGCAGAGTACATGCGTTTTACACCAAAGGACCCTATGTGGCCGGGCCGTGACCGCTTTGTACTATCTAACGGTCATGCGTCTATGCTTCTTTATAGTGTGCTTCATCTTACGGGGTACGGCCTCACAATGGACGATATTAAAGAGTTTAGACAAAAAGATTCTAAAACACCGGGGCACCCAGAGTTTGGCCATACAGCAGGTGTAGAGACAACAACGGGCCCTCTTGGGCAAGGCCTTGCAAATGCTGTGGGTATGGCGATTGGCCAAGAGAAAATGGCGAAGCAGTTTGGTGCTGACCTTTATAGTAACAAAACATATGTCATGGTTGGTGATGGTTGCCTGATGGAAGGGATTAGCCACGAAGCGCTAGAAATGGCAGGTCACCTGAAGTTGAAGAACCTTATTGTTCTATTTGATGATAACGGTATTACCATTGATGGCTCGACTGATATGTCAACGTCAACGGATATGAAAGGCCGTATTGAATCTTACGGGTTTGATTACTTTGAGTGTGACGGACACGATGTGGATATGATCCGCCGTGTACTGGATGGGGCACAGGATTGTCATAAGCCAGTATTTATCGCATTTAAAACAACGATTGGCCAAGGCGCGCCTTCTAAGGCGGGAAGCCACAAGACACATGGTGAGCCTCTTGGTGATGAAGAGATTGCTGAAATGCGTAAGAGCCTTGGTTGGGGCCATGGTCCATTTGAAGTTCCGGCTGAAGTTTATGAAATGTGGAATTCGGCGGCAATGCGTAACCAAGTGACGTACGAACGTTGGGTTGCTAAGTTTAAGGATAGCCCGAAAAATAAGAAGCTCACAAAGCAGCTTCAAAAAGAATACCGCCGTATTGCGATTGAAGCGATGGAGGAAGTGAAAGAGCTTTCTGCATCAGATAAGCCAAAAGTTGCAACACGTAAAGCGAGCGGAACGTGCATTAGCGCCCTTGCCGCTTGTTTGCCTGATCTTATTAGTGGAAGTGCTGACCTAAGCCCTTCTAACAACACAAAAGATGCCAGCATGTACGAAATTACTGCTGATGACTTTGGTGGAAACTACATTCACTATGGGATTCGTGAACATGCCATGGGCTCAGTGATGAATGGCCTTGCTCTGTATGGGGGAATTCTACCTATTGGCGGAACGTTCCTCTGCTTTGCAGATTATATGCGCCCAGCAATGCGCCTTGCGGCTCTTATGAACCAGCAAGTCATTTATGTGATGACACATGACTCTATTGGCCTTGGTGAAGATGGCCCAACGCACCAGCCTGTTGAGCATATGGCAATGCTTCGTGCAACACCGAACCTGATGACATTTAGGCCTGCTGACCAAGTGGAAACAGCAGAGTGTTACGCAACAGCGCTTGCACGCCAAGGTGGTCCAAGTGTGATGTGCCTGAGCCGTCAGGGTGTTCCTGCGGTACGTACAGTACACTTGCCTGAAAACAAGTCGGCGCATGGCGCTTACATTCTTTCAGCTGAATCACCTGAGCTTGATCTGCACGGCGCGATTATCGCGACGGGTACAGAAGTACACCTTGCACTTGAAGCGCAAAGTGAACTGATGACACAGGGCTATAATGTGCGTGTGATCAGTATGCCTTGCATGGAGCTATTTGACGCTGAAAGCAATGAATATAAAGAATCGGTTCTACCAAGCACGCTCACTGCGCGTGTAGGTGTAGAAGCTGGTAGTAAGTTTGGATGGGGAAGTATTGTAGGCATGACGGGTAAAATGCTCAGCGTAGATGATTTTGGTATGAGCGCCCCTGCCCCTGAAATTTATGAAGCAAAAGGCATTACGGTGAAAGCTATCGTAGATGCCATGCTGACACAGATGCCTGCTTAA
- a CDS encoding TcfC E-set like domain-containing protein, with the protein MMMKHSLLACTLSSILLLSAHAFAQEEGDGIEAYEEAPPPSLQKVETPEVEAVTQQDLKKALLMDIPPQELLFDFKVGDKLLGSIPVKFTDSWVEITEIDAVIDQLNMVKNPELFRGLVKGRIEKGAPREQDGLGTISVDPNRFLVNMEIAKESLIKQELDVATREFQPYDKWVLANSLRGTGNWDFQSDTNDRFALDHITTFGKGRWFFETRGFLPKSEDYQLSDATFNYHFDHSTLKFGLLETVGQDFAFSRNFFGFGLSSELRSYEDLRSLRGSRVELYIPARSQVDIYRGSRILYSRILDFGLQEIDTSRFPSGSYEIRAVITETDGTVTEETLNFSKFLEISPRGKPEYNIQVGISRGANFEIGTSPIVQAEVKWRLFDNTQAELDFYGGKGLGIFEPKFTYFLNDHNRFETTLAYSSAGDAALDLDMYGQGIFEGDTWSVNYSNAFKGFDYDTTNLTSDDFELFLSGQKERLNLSYGSRFADNKAKITLTGSYSDNGEVQTYTYGPRLRFDLIKDRKHTLYSDSRLTMGNGTSRFFTSLTYRRTHRPWRVETSLGRGRYRDHTYWSQRNTLSYDKTAGNGRGTYVQITNDNRQESGAVESRNDLLVRHQTDKTAIRAFARHAAGGNIDNSDSRAVGLELTTSTIWTEGGDKSRLPKISTRGMAIVKLDGDPSIDAEFDILVNGTARAKGRIGESVPVNLAPHETYSITVAATKGADLIKVEDKKEVIGVLPGNIAQLRWRIDKSVLLIGRLLDIDGRPLAWKTIKGLDTLSTTDAFGNFQIELSARNQPFVNVKGKGTCTLAVPELTFGEFYVNIGDMVCV; encoded by the coding sequence ATGATGATGAAACACTCCCTTCTCGCTTGCACGCTTTCAAGCATTTTGCTCTTAAGTGCACATGCGTTTGCACAAGAAGAAGGTGATGGCATTGAAGCTTACGAGGAAGCGCCGCCGCCTTCTCTACAAAAGGTAGAAACACCTGAAGTAGAAGCTGTGACTCAGCAAGATTTGAAGAAAGCTCTTCTTATGGATATCCCACCTCAAGAGCTTTTATTTGACTTTAAAGTTGGTGACAAGCTGCTTGGGTCTATACCTGTTAAATTTACGGACAGCTGGGTTGAAATTACTGAAATTGATGCTGTGATTGACCAGTTGAACATGGTTAAAAATCCTGAACTCTTTAGAGGGCTCGTAAAAGGACGCATTGAAAAAGGCGCGCCAAGAGAGCAAGACGGGCTTGGTACAATTTCTGTAGATCCAAACCGTTTCCTTGTGAATATGGAGATTGCGAAAGAGTCACTCATTAAGCAAGAGCTTGATGTGGCGACACGTGAGTTCCAGCCTTATGATAAGTGGGTTCTTGCCAACTCTTTAAGAGGAACAGGTAACTGGGATTTTCAGTCAGATACTAATGACCGTTTCGCTTTAGATCACATTACAACATTTGGTAAAGGACGTTGGTTCTTTGAAACACGTGGTTTCTTGCCTAAGAGTGAAGATTACCAGCTTTCAGATGCAACGTTTAATTACCACTTTGACCATTCTACGCTTAAGTTTGGTTTACTTGAAACTGTCGGACAAGATTTTGCATTTAGCCGTAACTTCTTTGGTTTTGGTTTATCGTCAGAGCTGAGGTCTTATGAAGACTTAAGATCTCTACGCGGTAGCCGTGTTGAGCTTTACATTCCTGCCCGTTCTCAGGTTGATATTTATCGCGGTAGCCGTATCCTTTATAGCCGTATTCTTGATTTTGGTTTGCAGGAGATTGATACATCTCGTTTCCCATCAGGAAGTTATGAAATTCGTGCAGTTATTACAGAGACAGATGGTACGGTAACAGAAGAAACTTTGAACTTTAGTAAGTTCCTAGAGATTTCACCTCGTGGTAAGCCTGAGTATAATATTCAAGTGGGTATTTCACGCGGAGCCAACTTTGAAATTGGTACCTCACCTATTGTACAGGCTGAAGTGAAATGGCGCCTATTTGATAATACGCAAGCTGAACTTGATTTCTACGGTGGTAAAGGCTTGGGTATTTTTGAGCCTAAGTTTACATATTTCTTAAATGACCATAACCGTTTTGAAACAACACTTGCTTACTCATCTGCTGGAGATGCAGCCCTCGACCTAGATATGTACGGACAAGGTATCTTTGAGGGTGATACATGGAGTGTAAACTATAGTAATGCCTTTAAAGGGTTTGACTATGACACAACCAATTTAACATCTGATGATTTTGAACTGTTCCTCTCGGGCCAAAAAGAACGTTTGAACCTGAGCTATGGTAGCCGCTTTGCTGATAACAAGGCTAAAATTACGCTTACAGGTAGCTATAGCGATAACGGTGAAGTGCAAACTTATACGTATGGCCCTCGTCTACGATTTGACCTGATTAAAGATCGTAAACATACACTCTACTCTGATAGCAGACTGACTATGGGCAACGGCACTTCTCGCTTCTTCACGTCTCTTACATATCGTAGAACGCACCGTCCTTGGCGCGTAGAAACAAGCCTTGGCCGTGGTCGTTACAGAGACCATACATACTGGAGCCAAAGAAACACGTTGAGTTATGATAAAACTGCTGGAAACGGTCGTGGGACATATGTACAGATTACAAATGACAACAGACAAGAGAGTGGCGCGGTTGAGTCTCGTAATGACCTACTTGTAAGACACCAAACTGATAAAACAGCGATCCGTGCATTTGCGCGCCACGCTGCTGGCGGTAACATTGATAACTCTGATAGTCGCGCGGTTGGCTTAGAGCTCACAACCTCAACAATCTGGACAGAAGGTGGAGATAAATCTCGCCTGCCAAAGATTTCAACACGTGGTATGGCGATTGTAAAACTTGATGGTGACCCTTCTATTGATGCAGAGTTTGATATTCTTGTAAATGGAACAGCGCGTGCTAAAGGTAGAATTGGTGAATCTGTACCTGTGAACCTTGCCCCTCATGAAACATATAGCATTACTGTGGCAGCTACTAAAGGCGCAGACCTTATTAAGGTTGAGGATAAAAAAGAAGTGATTGGTGTTCTTCCTGGAAATATTGCACAGTTAAGATGGCGTATTGATAAATCTGTTCTGCTTATTGGCCGCCTGCTTGATATTGATGGCCGTCCGCTTGCGTGGAAAACCATAAAAGGGTTAGACACACTCAGTACAACGGACGCGTTTGGTAACTTCCAAATTGAATTGAGTGCAAGGAACCAACCTTTTGTAAATGTGAAAGGCAAAGGGACATGTACACTTGCTGTGCCAGAGCTTACGTTTGGTGAATTTTATGTAAATATTGGAGATATGGTCTGTGTTTAA